Proteins from a single region of Mycobacteriales bacterium:
- a CDS encoding flavin reductase family protein, whose product MVEHATTAAEFTSALAEFASGVAVVAVRDDDDDVGITTTAFASVSLEPPLVLVAINSASYVDEVLAARERWAVSVLARDQEHVASRFAVAGRPSARHLLTDLGHHRGELSGALIVDDGLTALECQTHDRVPAGDHTVLIGRVLQVDYRDPDRPPLIHFRSRYRGLAGPGRAG is encoded by the coding sequence ATGGTCGAGCACGCCACGACCGCGGCGGAGTTCACCTCGGCGCTCGCCGAGTTCGCCAGCGGCGTCGCCGTGGTCGCCGTGCGCGATGACGACGACGACGTCGGGATCACGACGACCGCTTTCGCCTCGGTGTCGCTGGAGCCGCCACTCGTCCTGGTCGCGATCAATTCGGCGTCCTACGTCGACGAGGTGCTCGCCGCGCGCGAGCGGTGGGCCGTCTCGGTGCTGGCCCGCGACCAGGAGCACGTCGCGAGCCGGTTCGCCGTCGCCGGACGGCCGAGCGCACGGCATCTGCTGACCGATCTCGGTCACCACCGCGGCGAACTCTCCGGCGCGCTCATCGTCGACGACGGGCTCACCGCACTGGAGTGCCAGACGCATGACCGGGTGCCTGCGGGCGACCACACGGTGCTGATCGGTCGCGTGCTGCAGGTCGACTACCGGGATCCGGACCGGCCGCCTTTGATCCACTTCCGCAGCCGATATCGCGGTCTCGCCGGCCCCGGTCGCGCCGGTTGA
- a CDS encoding DUF2630 family protein, giving the protein MDDTQITHTIGELVAEEHQLRSKSVGSGGDEQTRARLSQVETQLDQCWDLLRQRRAREQYGENPDDAKARPIDEVESYQQ; this is encoded by the coding sequence GTGGACGACACGCAGATCACCCACACGATCGGTGAGCTGGTCGCCGAGGAGCACCAGCTGCGGAGCAAGTCGGTCGGCTCCGGAGGCGACGAGCAGACCCGGGCACGGCTCAGCCAGGTCGAGACCCAGCTCGACCAGTGCTGGGATCTGCTCCGCCAGCGTCGCGCCCGCGAGCAGTACGGCGAAAACCCGGACGACGCCAAGGCCCGGCCGATCGACGAGGTCGAGTCCTACCAGCAGTAG
- a CDS encoding acyl-CoA dehydrogenase family protein, translated as MTGATDPAAAGDAGDAHPSVQVARDLADRVLAPQAAQVDRAGIPPSHIAAIKASGLLGMGAPVEVGGTAAPPPVIRLVSEILAAADATTWFVQVQHHSPLATAVRGEGAARQRLLRPLADGTLLAGVAFSQLRSYPRVQVAATPVDGGWQFDGTAPWCTGWGLNDVLMLAGTTPDAEVVFCFIDAREQPGLRASAPMRLAALEASRTVRLHLDGLRVGADAMIHRTTMADWSAADRRTTVNVNPAVFGIAGAALDLLERAATEDATRLAGVLRSRLQTARRDAYALLDGVPAEERLADRLAARLEAMDVMQTATSAAVIAGGGRAMAATAPAQRLAREAMFLLVQAQTADLRGAQLRHLADQS; from the coding sequence CTGACCGGCGCCACCGACCCGGCGGCCGCCGGGGATGCGGGCGACGCACACCCCTCGGTACAAGTCGCGCGGGATCTGGCCGATCGCGTGCTCGCCCCGCAGGCCGCGCAGGTCGACCGTGCGGGCATCCCGCCGTCGCACATCGCCGCGATCAAGGCGTCCGGCCTGCTCGGGATGGGCGCGCCGGTCGAGGTCGGCGGCACCGCGGCCCCCCCGCCGGTGATCCGGCTGGTCTCCGAGATCCTGGCGGCGGCCGACGCCACCACCTGGTTCGTGCAGGTCCAGCACCACTCGCCGCTGGCGACCGCGGTCCGTGGCGAGGGAGCGGCGCGCCAGCGGCTGCTGCGCCCGCTCGCCGACGGGACGCTGCTCGCCGGGGTGGCCTTCTCCCAACTGCGCTCCTACCCCCGCGTACAGGTCGCCGCCACCCCCGTCGACGGAGGCTGGCAGTTCGACGGCACCGCCCCGTGGTGCACGGGATGGGGGCTCAACGACGTCCTGATGCTCGCCGGTACCACTCCCGACGCCGAGGTCGTCTTCTGTTTCATCGACGCCCGCGAGCAACCGGGGCTGCGGGCGTCGGCGCCGATGCGTCTCGCGGCGCTCGAGGCGAGTCGCACCGTGCGGCTGCACCTCGACGGGCTGCGGGTCGGCGCCGACGCAATGATCCACCGGACCACGATGGCGGACTGGTCCGCGGCCGACCGGCGTACGACGGTGAACGTCAATCCGGCGGTCTTCGGAATCGCCGGGGCCGCGCTCGACCTGCTCGAGCGCGCCGCCACCGAGGATGCCACCCGGCTGGCGGGCGTCCTGCGCTCCCGGCTGCAGACCGCCCGCCGCGACGCCTACGCCCTGCTGGACGGGGTGCCGGCCGAGGAGCGCCTCGCCGATCGGCTCGCGGCCCGGCTCGAGGCGATGGACGTGATGCAGACCGCGACGAGCGCCGCCGTCATCGCCGGCGGCGGCCGAGCCATGGCGGCGACCGCACCCGCGCAGCGGCTGGCCCGGGAGGCGATGTTTCTGCTCGTCCAGGCGCAGACGGCCGACCTCCGCGGGGCGCAACTCCGCCATCTGGCCGACCAATCGTGA
- a CDS encoding TetR/AcrR family transcriptional regulator produces the protein MSSRRDEILAEAARLFAGRGFHGVGVDDIGAAVGLSGPALYRHFPSKDAMLAEMLVRVSDRLLSVGRERVRAAATPDDALDTLVRWHIEFALGNPELITVQDRDLANCSDPDRRRVRRLQRRYVEVWVGVLAAAHPGCDRGRLRAAAHAVFGLLNSTPHSALGVDGAAMADLLREMALAAFATASADARSVQSGRATARG, from the coding sequence ATGTCGAGTCGGCGCGACGAGATCCTCGCGGAGGCCGCCCGGCTCTTCGCCGGGCGCGGATTCCACGGTGTCGGCGTCGACGACATCGGCGCGGCGGTCGGACTGTCGGGCCCGGCGCTGTACCGGCACTTCCCCAGCAAGGACGCCATGCTGGCGGAGATGCTGGTGCGGGTCAGCGACCGGCTGCTGAGCGTCGGGCGGGAACGCGTCCGGGCCGCTGCCACGCCGGACGACGCGCTGGACACCTTGGTGCGCTGGCACATCGAGTTCGCGCTCGGCAACCCGGAGCTCATCACGGTCCAGGACCGCGACCTCGCCAACTGCAGTGACCCGGATCGGCGCCGGGTCCGCCGGTTGCAGCGCCGCTACGTCGAGGTCTGGGTCGGCGTACTCGCCGCCGCCCATCCCGGCTGCGATCGCGGTCGGCTGCGGGCCGCCGCGCACGCCGTCTTCGGGCTGCTCAACTCGACCCCGCACAGCGCACTCGGGGTCGACGGTGCGGCGATGGCCGACCTGCTCAGGGAGATGGCGCTGGCGGCGTTCGCGACCGCGTCCGCCGACGCGCGTAGCGTGCAGAGCGGTCGGGCAACGGCACGCGGGTGA